The Crocosphaera subtropica ATCC 51142 genome includes a window with the following:
- a CDS encoding DUF4327 family protein: MNLSTHFPVSFSRYSIDFIQQEARHLVDRGVISRQQPISSLCDYIPPREWIWVEHELEKFEYLLRDRIGDLISSETWSND; this comes from the coding sequence ATGAATCTTTCCACACACTTTCCTGTTAGTTTTTCCCGTTATTCTATCGATTTTATACAACAAGAAGCCCGTCATCTGGTTGATCGTGGTGTGATTAGCCGTCAACAACCGATTTCTAGCTTATGCGATTATATTCCCCCTAGGGAATGGATCTGGGTTGAACACGAACTAGAAAAATTCGAGTATCTATTACGCGATCGCATTGGTGATCTGATTAGTTCAGAAACTTGGTCTAATGATTAA
- a CDS encoding DUF4327 family protein, whose protein sequence is MSSITLPSPPSSAPSTTYTINMIKDEVRHLVESGVVSRQQPLYVLCEFIPPREWVCIETELERCEYLLRDQIGDLMACETWEND, encoded by the coding sequence ATGAGTTCTATTACCCTACCTTCTCCTCCTAGTTCAGCCCCTTCTACGACTTACACCATTAATATGATTAAAGACGAGGTACGTCATCTAGTAGAGAGTGGTGTCGTGAGTCGTCAGCAACCTCTTTATGTTCTTTGTGAGTTTATTCCTCCCCGCGAGTGGGTTTGCATTGAAACTGAATTAGAAAGATGTGAGTATTTATTACGGGATCAAATTGGAGACTTGATGGCTTGTGAAACTTGGGAGAATGATTAA